One genomic segment of Streptomyces sp. TLI_146 includes these proteins:
- the pdxH gene encoding pyridoxamine 5'-phosphate oxidase, with amino-acid sequence MRRQYRTTLLDETDLAATPMAQFARWFKEAVTGGLHEPNAMVVATATPDGRPSTRTVLLKAYDDRGFVFYTNYASRKAAELAANPQVSLLFPWHQLSRQVIVTGTAARVPQEETEAYFRTRPHGSRLGAWASPQSTSIASRAELTSRYEELAARYPEGAEIPVPPQWGGFRIVPETVEFWQGHENRLHDRLRYVPAGPDAWRVERLAP; translated from the coding sequence ATGCGCCGCCAGTACCGCACCACCCTCCTGGACGAGACCGACCTGGCCGCCACGCCCATGGCCCAGTTCGCGCGCTGGTTCAAGGAGGCCGTCACCGGCGGCCTGCACGAGCCGAACGCCATGGTCGTCGCCACGGCGACCCCCGACGGCCGCCCCTCGACGCGCACGGTCCTGCTGAAGGCCTACGACGACCGGGGCTTCGTCTTCTACACGAACTACGCCTCGCGCAAGGCGGCCGAGCTGGCGGCGAACCCGCAGGTCTCCCTGCTCTTCCCCTGGCACCAGCTCTCCCGCCAGGTCATCGTGACGGGCACAGCCGCGCGCGTTCCGCAGGAGGAGACCGAGGCGTACTTCCGCACCCGCCCCCACGGCTCCCGGCTCGGCGCGTGGGCGAGCCCGCAGTCGACGTCGATCGCCTCCCGCGCGGAACTGACGAGCCGTTACGAGGAGCTGGCGGCCCGCTATCCCGAGGGCGCCGAGATCCCGGTCCCGCCGCAGTGGGGCGGCTTCCGGATCGTCCCGGAGACGGTGGAGTTCTGGCAGGGCCACGAGAACCGGCTGCACGACCGGCTGCGCTATGTCCCGGCGGGCCCGGACGCCTGGCGGGTCGAGCGCCTGGCGCCCTGA
- a CDS encoding citrate synthase 2 has product MSDFVPGLEGVVAFETEIAEPDKEGGALRYRGVDIEDLVGHVSFGNVWGLLVDGAFNPGLPPAEPFPIPVHSGDIRVDVQSALAMLAPVWGLKPLLDIDERTARDDLARAAVMALSYVAQSARGQGLPMVPQREIDKAESVVERFMIRWRGEPDPRHVKAVDAYWTSAAEHGMNASTFTARVIASTGADVAAALSGAVGAMSGPLHGGAPSRVLGMIEEIERTGDATAYVKKALDKGERLMGFGHRVYRAEDPRARVLRRTAKELAAPRFEVAEALEKAALEELHARRPDRVLATNVEFWAAIMLDFAEVPAHMFTSMFTCARTAGWSAHILEQKRTGRLVRPSARYIGPGPRDPREVEGYGDIRA; this is encoded by the coding sequence ATGTCCGACTTCGTACCCGGACTTGAAGGAGTCGTCGCGTTCGAGACCGAGATCGCCGAACCCGACAAGGAAGGCGGTGCTCTTCGGTACCGAGGCGTCGACATCGAGGATCTCGTCGGCCATGTGTCGTTCGGGAACGTCTGGGGGCTGCTGGTCGACGGGGCCTTCAATCCAGGGCTGCCGCCCGCCGAGCCCTTCCCCATCCCCGTCCACTCCGGGGACATCCGCGTCGACGTGCAGTCCGCGCTCGCGATGCTCGCGCCGGTCTGGGGGCTGAAGCCGCTGCTCGACATCGACGAGCGGACCGCCCGCGACGACCTGGCGCGCGCCGCCGTCATGGCACTGTCGTACGTCGCCCAGTCGGCGCGCGGCCAGGGGCTGCCGATGGTGCCGCAGCGCGAGATCGACAAGGCCGAGTCCGTCGTCGAGCGGTTCATGATCCGCTGGCGCGGCGAGCCGGACCCGCGGCATGTGAAGGCCGTCGACGCGTACTGGACGTCGGCCGCCGAGCACGGCATGAACGCCTCGACGTTCACCGCCCGCGTCATCGCCTCCACCGGCGCGGATGTCGCGGCCGCGCTGTCGGGCGCGGTCGGTGCCATGTCCGGTCCGCTGCACGGCGGCGCCCCCTCCCGCGTCCTCGGCATGATCGAGGAGATCGAGCGGACCGGCGACGCCACCGCGTACGTGAAGAAGGCCCTCGACAAGGGCGAGCGCCTGATGGGCTTCGGGCACCGCGTCTACCGCGCCGAGGACCCGCGGGCGCGCGTGCTGCGCCGCACCGCCAAGGAGCTGGCCGCGCCGCGCTTCGAGGTCGCGGAGGCGCTGGAGAAGGCCGCCCTCGAGGAGCTGCACGCCCGCCGCCCCGACCGTGTGCTCGCCACGAACGTCGAGTTCTGGGCGGCGATCATGCTGGACTTCGCGGAGGTCCCGGCGCACATGTTCACGTCGATGTTCACGTGTGCCCGTACGGCGGGCTGGTCGGCCCACATCCTGGAGCAGAAGCGGACGGGCCGCCTGGTGCGCCCCTCCGCCCGCTACATCGGGCCGGGCCCGCGCGACCCGCGCGAGGTGGAGGGGTACGGGGACATCCGGGCCTGA
- a CDS encoding TetR/AcrR family transcriptional regulator, translating to MGVVTSATASAKGPNAPKQDRSRATRQRLLEAAVACLAEHGWAGSTVSVVAERAGVSRGAAQHHFPTREDLFTAAVEYVAEERSTALRALGPTDRHTVVASLVDLYTGPLFRAALHLWVAAANEPQLYARVRELEARVGRESHRIAVALLGADESVPGVRETVQGLLDMARGLGLANVLTDDGARRRRVVAQWAELVDGALG from the coding sequence ATGGGTGTTGTGACCTCGGCGACTGCCTCGGCCAAGGGCCCCAACGCGCCGAAGCAGGACCGCAGCCGGGCCACCCGGCAGCGCCTCCTGGAGGCCGCGGTGGCGTGCCTGGCCGAACACGGCTGGGCGGGCTCCACGGTCTCGGTCGTCGCGGAACGGGCCGGTGTCTCGCGCGGCGCGGCCCAGCACCACTTCCCCACCCGGGAGGACCTGTTCACGGCGGCCGTCGAGTACGTGGCCGAGGAGCGCTCCACGGCCCTGCGCGCCCTGGGCCCCACCGACCGCCACACCGTGGTCGCCAGCCTCGTCGACCTCTACACGGGCCCCCTGTTCCGGGCCGCCCTGCACCTGTGGGTGGCCGCCGCGAACGAACCCCAACTGTACGCGCGCGTAAGGGAGTTGGAGGCACGGGTCGGCCGGGAGTCGCACCGCATCGCGGTAGCCCTGCTCGGCGCGGACGAGTCGGTGCCCGGCGTACGGGAAACGGTCCAGGGCCTCCTGGACATGGCCCGCGGCCTGGGTCTGGCGAACGTCCTGACGGACGACGGGGCGCGACGGCGCCGGGTGGTGGCGCAGTGGGCCGAGCTGGTGGATGGCGCCCTCGGCTGA
- a CDS encoding enoyl-CoA hydratase family protein has product MTVVHRSHDRGITTLTLDSPANRNALSAALVGELGAALADCAADPGVRAVLLTHTGTTFCAGADLKSPPDPAAFVALMRAVVELPKPVVARVTGHVRAGGLGLLGACDIAVAGPDSSYAFTEALLGLAPAVISMPLLPRMDPRAAGRYYLTGERFGAAEAVRAGLLTEAADDVDTALAPVLDGLRRASPQGLAASKSLVTATVVETFDRWTEDLSARSAALFASAEAKEGVTAFLERREPPWVL; this is encoded by the coding sequence ATGACCGTCGTACACCGCTCGCACGACCGGGGCATCACCACGCTGACGCTGGACTCGCCCGCCAACCGCAACGCCCTGTCGGCCGCCCTCGTCGGCGAACTCGGCGCGGCCCTCGCCGACTGCGCCGCCGACCCGGGCGTACGGGCCGTCCTGCTCACCCACACCGGCACCACCTTCTGCGCGGGCGCCGACCTCAAGTCGCCGCCCGACCCGGCCGCCTTCGTGGCCCTGATGCGGGCCGTCGTCGAGCTGCCCAAACCGGTCGTGGCCCGGGTCACCGGACACGTACGGGCCGGCGGGCTCGGGCTGCTCGGCGCCTGCGACATCGCGGTCGCCGGGCCCGACTCCTCGTACGCCTTCACCGAGGCCCTGCTCGGCCTCGCCCCCGCCGTGATCTCCATGCCCCTGCTGCCCCGCATGGACCCGCGCGCCGCCGGGCGCTACTACCTCACCGGGGAGCGGTTCGGGGCGGCCGAGGCCGTACGGGCCGGACTGCTCACCGAGGCGGCCGACGACGTGGACACGGCCCTCGCACCCGTACTCGACGGGCTGCGCCGGGCCTCCCCGCAGGGCCTGGCCGCATCGAAGTCACTGGTCACGGCTACCGTGGTGGAGACCTTCGACCGCTGGACAGAAGACCTGAGCGCGCGTTCGGCGGCCCTGTTCGCCTCCGCGGAGGCGAAGGAGGGCGTGACGGCGTTCCTGGAGCGACGGGAGCCCCCATGGGTGTTGTGA
- a CDS encoding 4-coumarate--CoA ligase family protein yields the protein MVFHSEYAAVPVVDEPIHQAVLGHAASRYGAATALIDGTDPTGATSVSYALLDVRHRRVAAALAEAGLRKGDVLALHSPNSVLFPAVFYGATRAGASVTTVHPLATAEEFAKQIADSSARWIVTIAPLLETARRAAELSGCIAEIFVCDRADGHRSVLDMFASTAPEPAVHIDPGEDIAVLPYSSGTTGVPKGVMLTHRSIATNLAQIHPLAPMGPGDRILAVLPFFHIYGLTALLNAPLRHGATVVVLPRFDLDQFLATIERHRITGLYVAPPIVLALAKHPAVAQYDLSSLEYIVSAAAPLDARLAAACSARLGLPPVRQAYGMTELSPGTHAVPLSAANPPPGTVGKLMPGTEMRLLSLDEPGRDVAPGETGEIAIRGPQVMKGYLGRPEATAEMIDADGWVHTGDIGHVDADGWLFVVDRVKELIKYKGFQVAPAELEALLLTHDAIADAAVVGVYDEDGTEVPCAYVVRAPGSPDLTAEDVMAYVAERVAPYKKVRRVEFIGGVPRAATGKILRRELRERHQVQNSGKGTA from the coding sequence ATGGTCTTCCACAGCGAGTACGCGGCCGTCCCGGTCGTCGACGAACCCATCCACCAGGCGGTCCTCGGGCACGCGGCGTCCCGGTACGGCGCCGCCACCGCCCTGATCGACGGCACGGACCCGACGGGCGCCACCTCCGTCTCGTACGCCCTGCTCGACGTGCGGCACCGCCGGGTCGCCGCCGCGCTCGCCGAGGCCGGGCTGCGCAAGGGCGACGTCCTCGCCCTGCACAGCCCCAACTCGGTGCTCTTCCCCGCCGTGTTCTACGGGGCGACCCGCGCCGGGGCCTCGGTGACCACCGTCCATCCGCTCGCCACGGCCGAGGAGTTCGCCAAGCAGATCGCCGACTCCTCGGCCCGCTGGATCGTCACGATCGCGCCACTTCTGGAGACGGCCCGCCGCGCGGCCGAACTCAGCGGCTGCATCGCGGAGATATTCGTCTGCGACCGGGCGGACGGCCACCGCTCGGTCCTCGACATGTTCGCCTCCACCGCCCCCGAACCCGCCGTGCACATCGACCCCGGCGAGGACATCGCCGTCCTGCCCTACTCCTCGGGCACCACCGGCGTCCCCAAGGGCGTGATGCTCACCCACCGCTCGATCGCCACCAACCTCGCCCAGATCCACCCGCTGGCCCCCATGGGCCCCGGCGACCGCATCCTCGCCGTGCTGCCGTTCTTCCACATCTACGGCCTCACCGCGCTGCTCAACGCCCCGCTGCGGCACGGCGCCACCGTCGTGGTCCTGCCGCGCTTCGACCTCGACCAGTTCCTCGCCACCATCGAGCGCCACCGCATCACCGGCCTGTACGTGGCCCCGCCGATCGTCCTCGCCCTCGCCAAGCACCCGGCGGTCGCCCAGTACGACCTCTCCTCCCTGGAGTACATCGTCAGCGCCGCCGCCCCGCTGGACGCCCGGCTCGCCGCCGCCTGCTCGGCCCGGCTGGGGCTTCCGCCGGTGCGCCAGGCGTACGGCATGACCGAGCTCTCGCCCGGCACCCACGCCGTGCCCCTGTCGGCCGCCAACCCGCCGCCCGGCACCGTCGGCAAACTCATGCCCGGCACCGAGATGCGCCTCCTCTCCCTGGACGAGCCGGGTCGCGACGTCGCCCCCGGCGAGACCGGCGAGATCGCCATCCGGGGCCCGCAGGTCATGAAGGGCTACCTCGGCCGCCCCGAGGCCACCGCCGAGATGATCGACGCCGACGGCTGGGTCCACACCGGCGACATCGGACACGTCGACGCCGACGGCTGGCTCTTCGTCGTCGACCGCGTCAAGGAACTCATCAAGTACAAGGGCTTCCAGGTCGCCCCCGCCGAACTGGAGGCACTCCTGCTCACCCACGACGCCATCGCGGACGCGGCGGTCGTCGGCGTGTACGACGAGGACGGCACCGAGGTGCCCTGCGCTTACGTCGTCCGGGCACCGGGCAGCCCGGACCTCACCGCCGAGGACGTCATGGCCTACGTCGCCGAGCGCGTCGCCCCGTACAAGAAGGTCCGCCGCGTGGAGTTCATCGGCGGCGTGCCGCGCGCGGCGACCGGCAAGATCCTCCGCCGCGAACTGCGCGAACGCCACCAGGTCCAGAACAGTGGGAAGGGCACCGCATGA
- a CDS encoding acyl-CoA dehydrogenase family protein yields MTAVRSSAIESQELKDLRAAVAALGQRHGRGHDREVLWAEAAKLGYLGVNLPEEYGGGGGGMAELSIVLEELGAAGCPLLMMVVSPAICGTVIARFGTEEQKRTWLPGLADGSKTMAFGITEPDAGSNSHRITTTARRDEESGGWILTGRKVFISGVDIADATLIVGRTEDARTGSLKPCLFIVPRDTPGFQRSQIDMELQAQEKQFELVLDEVRLPAASLVGGGTSHAFGSGGEDAGLLQLFAGLNPERIMTAAFAIGMGRYALARALTYARERQVWKAPIGAHQAIAHPLAQAHIELELARLMMQKAAALYDAGDDMGAGEAANMAKYAAAEACVKAVDQAVHTLGGNGLTREYGLAALITAARVARIAPVSREMILNYVSHQTLGLPKSY; encoded by the coding sequence ATGACCGCAGTACGCAGCAGCGCCATCGAGAGCCAGGAACTCAAGGACCTGCGGGCCGCCGTCGCGGCCCTCGGGCAGCGGCACGGCCGGGGACACGACCGCGAGGTGCTGTGGGCGGAGGCCGCCAAGCTCGGCTACCTGGGGGTGAACCTGCCCGAGGAGTACGGCGGCGGGGGCGGCGGCATGGCCGAACTCTCCATCGTCCTGGAGGAGTTGGGGGCCGCCGGGTGTCCCCTGCTGATGATGGTCGTCTCGCCCGCCATCTGCGGCACGGTCATCGCCCGCTTCGGCACCGAGGAGCAGAAGCGCACCTGGCTGCCGGGGCTCGCCGACGGCTCGAAGACCATGGCGTTCGGCATCACCGAGCCCGACGCGGGCTCCAACTCGCACCGCATCACCACCACCGCCCGCCGCGACGAGGAGAGCGGCGGCTGGATCCTCACCGGCCGCAAGGTCTTCATCTCCGGCGTGGACATCGCCGACGCCACCCTGATCGTCGGCCGTACGGAAGACGCCCGCACCGGCAGCCTCAAGCCGTGCCTGTTCATCGTCCCGCGCGACACCCCCGGCTTCCAGCGCTCGCAGATCGACATGGAACTCCAGGCCCAGGAGAAGCAGTTCGAGCTCGTACTCGACGAGGTGCGGCTGCCCGCCGCGTCGCTCGTCGGTGGGGGCACCTCCCACGCTTTCGGCAGTGGGGGAGAGGACGCCGGGCTGCTCCAGCTCTTCGCCGGGCTCAACCCCGAGCGGATCATGACGGCCGCCTTCGCGATCGGCATGGGCCGGTACGCGCTGGCCAGGGCGCTCACGTACGCGCGCGAGCGGCAGGTGTGGAAGGCGCCCATCGGCGCCCACCAGGCCATCGCCCACCCGCTCGCCCAGGCCCACATCGAACTGGAGCTGGCCCGGCTGATGATGCAGAAGGCCGCCGCGCTCTACGACGCCGGCGACGACATGGGCGCGGGCGAGGCCGCCAACATGGCCAAGTACGCGGCCGCCGAAGCCTGCGTGAAGGCCGTCGACCAGGCCGTGCACACCCTCGGCGGCAACGGCCTCACCCGCGAGTACGGGCTCGCGGCCCTGATCACGGCGGCGCGCGTGGCCCGGATCGCGCCGGTCAGCCGCGAGATGATCCTCAACTATGTCTCGCATCAGACGCTGGGGCTTCCCAAGTCGTACTAG
- a CDS encoding biotin carboxylase N-terminal domain-containing protein, with amino-acid sequence MIQSVLVANRAEIASRVFRTCRDLGISTVAVHSDPDASLPYVHEADAAVRLPGSSPAETYLRGDLVVKAALAAGAEAVHPGYGFLSESAGFAQAVVDAGLTWIGPPPAAIEAMASKTRAKQLMAAAGVPLLAPVDPAKATTADLPLLLKAAAGGGGRGMRVVRDLRELPGEWEAAAAEARSAFGDGEVFAEPYVERGRHVEVQIMADAHGTVWALGTRDCSLQRRHQKVVEEAPAPGLPEALRTRLRTAAVAAARAVSYRGAGTVEFLVDGRGRAYFLEMNTRLQVEHPVTEAVFGIDLVALQLQVAEGAALPAEPPEPTGHAVEARLYAEDPAGGWTPQTGVLHLLDVPGVRLDRGYGDGDTIGVHYDAMLAKAVVHAPTRAAAVRTLARALERARIHGPKTNRDLLVRSLRHPDFTSGRVDTGFYDRHLPALTEPRAGEAHAALAAALADAAGRPSRFGGWRNLPSQPQAKRYGDHEIRYRLTREGLTADGFPDVRLEAAEPGLVRLEVDGVARDFRIARYRDQVYVDTATGSYALTAHPRFTDPSELLAPGSLLAPMPGVVVRVAEGLAEGVRVTAGQPLIWLEAMKMTHPITAPASGTLTALHAAPGRQVEVGALLAVVQDAPAAQEDQPS; translated from the coding sequence ATGATCCAGTCCGTACTCGTCGCCAACCGGGCCGAGATAGCCTCCCGGGTCTTTCGCACCTGCCGTGACCTGGGCATCTCCACGGTCGCCGTGCACTCCGACCCGGACGCGTCGCTGCCGTACGTCCACGAGGCCGACGCGGCCGTACGGCTGCCCGGGTCCTCGCCCGCCGAGACGTATCTGCGCGGCGACCTCGTCGTGAAGGCGGCGCTCGCGGCGGGCGCCGAAGCCGTGCACCCCGGGTACGGGTTCCTCTCCGAGAGCGCCGGCTTCGCCCAGGCGGTCGTCGACGCCGGGCTGACCTGGATCGGGCCGCCGCCCGCCGCCATCGAGGCGATGGCCTCCAAGACCCGCGCCAAACAGCTGATGGCGGCGGCCGGGGTGCCGCTGCTCGCCCCCGTCGACCCGGCGAAGGCCACCACCGCCGATCTGCCGCTGCTCCTGAAGGCGGCGGCAGGCGGGGGCGGCCGGGGCATGCGGGTCGTCCGGGACCTGCGCGAGCTGCCAGGGGAGTGGGAGGCGGCCGCCGCCGAGGCCCGGTCCGCCTTCGGGGACGGCGAGGTGTTCGCCGAGCCGTACGTGGAGCGCGGGCGCCACGTCGAGGTGCAGATCATGGCCGACGCGCACGGCACGGTCTGGGCGCTCGGCACCCGCGACTGCTCTCTCCAGCGCCGTCACCAGAAGGTCGTCGAGGAGGCACCGGCGCCCGGCCTGCCCGAGGCCCTGCGCACCCGGCTGCGCACCGCCGCCGTGGCCGCCGCCCGGGCCGTCTCCTACCGGGGCGCGGGCACGGTCGAGTTCCTCGTCGACGGCCGGGGCCGGGCGTACTTCCTGGAGATGAACACCCGCCTCCAGGTCGAACACCCCGTGACGGAGGCCGTGTTCGGCATCGATCTCGTCGCGCTCCAGCTCCAGGTCGCCGAAGGCGCCGCCCTGCCCGCCGAACCGCCCGAGCCGACCGGGCACGCCGTCGAGGCGCGGCTGTACGCCGAGGACCCGGCGGGCGGCTGGACCCCGCAGACCGGTGTCCTGCACCTCCTCGACGTCCCCGGCGTCCGCCTGGACCGGGGCTACGGCGACGGCGACACCATCGGCGTCCACTACGACGCCATGCTCGCCAAGGCCGTCGTCCACGCCCCCACCCGCGCAGCGGCCGTCCGCACCCTCGCCCGCGCGCTCGAACGCGCCCGTATCCACGGGCCGAAGACCAACCGCGACCTGCTCGTACGCTCCCTGCGCCACCCGGACTTCACCTCCGGCCGCGTCGACACCGGCTTCTACGACCGGCACCTGCCCGCCCTCACCGAGCCGCGCGCGGGCGAGGCGCACGCGGCCCTCGCCGCCGCGCTCGCGGACGCGGCGGGCCGCCCCTCCCGCTTCGGTGGCTGGCGCAACCTGCCGTCCCAGCCGCAGGCCAAGCGGTACGGCGACCACGAGATCCGCTACCGCCTCACCCGCGAGGGCCTGACCGCCGACGGCTTCCCGGACGTACGCCTGGAGGCCGCCGAGCCCGGTCTCGTACGCCTGGAAGTCGACGGAGTCGCCCGGGACTTCCGGATCGCGCGCTATCGCGACCAGGTGTACGTCGACACCGCCACCGGCTCGTACGCCCTCACCGCACACCCCCGCTTCACCGACCCCAGCGAACTCCTCGCCCCCGGCTCGCTGCTCGCCCCCATGCCGGGCGTGGTCGTCCGGGTCGCGGAGGGGCTCGCCGAAGGGGTCCGGGTCACGGCGGGGCAGCCGCTGATCTGGCTGGAGGCGATGAAGATGACCCACCCCATCACCGCCCCCGCCTCCGGCACCCTCACCGCGCTCCACGCCGCCCCCGGCCGCCAGGTCGAGGTCGGCGCCCTGCTCGCCGTCGTACAGGACGCACCCGCAGCCCAGGAGGACCAGCCGTCATGA
- a CDS encoding acyl-CoA carboxylase subunit beta, translated as MTVLPTALDTAGPEYAAHREAMLAKLAELDAEHAKALAGGGPKYVERHRGRGKLLARERIELLIDPDTPFLELSPLAAWGSDYPVGASMVTGIGVVEGVECLITANDPTVRGGASNPWTLKKALRANEIAYANRLPCISLVESGGADLPSQKEIFIPGGALFRDITRLSAAGIPTIAVVFGNSTAGGAYVPGMSDHTVMIKERSKVFLGGPPLVKMATGEESDDESLGGAEMHARTSGLADHYAVDEQDALRQARRIVARLNHRKAHPDPAVPYEPPEYDEDELLGIVPGDLKTPFDPREVIARIVDGSDFDEFKPLYGPSLVTGWARLHGYPVGILANAQGVLFSAESQKAAQFIQLANQRDIPLLFLHNTTGYMVGKEYEQGGIIKHGAMMINAVSNSKVPHLSVLMGASYGAGHYGMCGRAYDPRFLFAWPGAKSAVMGPQQLAGVLSIVARASALAKGQPYDDEADAGLRAMVEQQIEAESLPTFLSGRLYDDGVIDPRDTRTVLGICLSAVHTAPVEGARGGFGIFRM; from the coding sequence GTGACCGTCCTGCCCACCGCGCTCGATACGGCCGGGCCCGAGTACGCCGCCCACCGCGAGGCCATGCTCGCCAAGCTGGCCGAGCTCGACGCCGAGCACGCCAAGGCGCTCGCGGGCGGCGGCCCCAAGTACGTCGAACGCCACCGGGGGCGCGGCAAGCTGCTCGCCCGTGAACGCATCGAGCTGCTGATCGACCCCGACACCCCGTTCCTGGAGCTGTCGCCGCTCGCCGCCTGGGGGAGCGACTACCCCGTCGGCGCCTCGATGGTCACCGGGATCGGCGTCGTCGAGGGGGTGGAGTGCCTGATCACGGCCAACGACCCGACCGTACGCGGCGGCGCCTCCAACCCATGGACGCTGAAGAAGGCGCTGCGGGCCAACGAGATCGCGTACGCCAACCGGCTGCCCTGCATCAGCCTCGTCGAGTCCGGCGGCGCCGATCTGCCCTCCCAGAAGGAGATCTTCATCCCGGGCGGGGCCCTGTTCCGCGACATCACACGGCTCTCCGCCGCCGGGATCCCCACCATCGCGGTGGTGTTCGGCAACTCGACCGCCGGCGGCGCGTACGTACCCGGGATGTCCGACCACACCGTCATGATCAAGGAGCGGTCGAAGGTCTTCCTCGGCGGGCCGCCGCTGGTCAAGATGGCCACCGGCGAGGAGAGCGACGACGAGTCGCTCGGCGGCGCCGAGATGCACGCCCGCACCTCCGGCCTCGCCGACCACTACGCCGTGGACGAGCAGGACGCCCTGCGCCAGGCCCGGCGCATCGTCGCCCGCCTCAACCACCGCAAGGCGCACCCGGACCCGGCCGTCCCGTACGAACCGCCCGAGTACGACGAGGACGAGCTGCTCGGGATCGTGCCGGGGGACCTCAAGACGCCCTTCGACCCGCGCGAGGTCATCGCCCGGATCGTCGACGGCTCCGACTTCGACGAGTTCAAGCCGCTGTACGGGCCGAGCCTGGTCACCGGCTGGGCGCGGCTGCACGGCTACCCCGTCGGCATCCTCGCCAACGCCCAGGGCGTGCTGTTCTCCGCCGAGTCGCAGAAGGCCGCCCAGTTCATCCAGCTCGCCAACCAGCGCGACATCCCGCTCCTCTTCCTGCACAACACCACCGGCTACATGGTCGGCAAGGAGTACGAGCAGGGCGGCATCATCAAGCACGGCGCGATGATGATCAACGCGGTCAGCAACTCCAAGGTGCCGCATCTGTCGGTGCTGATGGGGGCCTCGTACGGCGCCGGGCACTACGGCATGTGCGGGCGCGCCTACGACCCGCGCTTCCTCTTCGCCTGGCCCGGCGCCAAGTCCGCCGTCATGGGGCCGCAGCAGCTCGCCGGGGTCCTCTCGATCGTCGCCCGCGCCTCCGCGCTCGCCAAGGGGCAGCCGTACGACGACGAGGCCGACGCCGGGCTGCGCGCCATGGTCGAGCAGCAGATCGAGGCGGAGTCCCTGCCCACGTTCCTGTCCGGGCGGCTGTACGACGACGGGGTCATCGACCCCCGCGACACCCGCACGGTCCTCGGCATATGTCTGTCCGCCGTCCACACGGCCCCGGTCGAAGGCGCGCGCGGCGGCTTCGGCATCTTCAGGATGTGA